The genomic region GAAGGGCTACGGGAATATGGCCGGCTCGTGCGGGAAGGGATAATAACAAGGAATATTGCGGAAGCAACCGCTGAGCGCTGTGAGATTGCTCTGTTTGGGGGAAACGGGGTAATCGGGGCTCTCGGAGCTGTTGCGTTGGCAGGACTTTCCCATGAAATCCATCTTGATCCTCATAAGAATGATTTTATTTGAATTTCTCTATAATGTGATTAGCGTTTGATTTCAGCACTGTTTGTTTTGATCACATCCTCCGTTTCAAGAATTCATATAGCAACCTATTAATAGGAAGATGCAAAATAACCCATCATACATTGTCTTGCCTGAACGCAGGCATTTTTGGAGTAGTTACATGGCATTTACCAAGAAGAATGAAGAAGCAGTATCACCCGTCATCGGTGTGATTCTGATGGTCGCCATCACGGTGATCCTCGCAGCTGTCATTGCTGCATTCGTGTTCGGCATGGCCGGGAATATCAAGTCCTCGAAGACGGTTGGTGTGACGCTTACCCTGAATGCAAGCAATTATGGTGTTGCAACGATTTCCGGTGGAACGGATCTCCCGTCACTGAACTCTGTCAACTACAGTGTCAATGGTGGGACCGAGTATGTGATTTTCCCCGCTGGAACAGTTGGAGTAGGAAAATATAACGTCACAAGTACCTATGGTTCAATTGCTAAGGGCTCCAGAGTTCTGCTCATCGGTTACTTCAACGATGGATCCAGTCAGATCCTTGTTGACAAACAGTTCTAATTATTTGAGGTGAAAAATGACTTCAAATTTCAGAACAAATGAAGAAGCAGTATCACCCGTCATCGGTGTGATTCTGATGGTCGCCATCACGGTGATCCTCGCAGCTGTCATAGCTGCATTCGTATTCGGCATGGCCGGGAACATCCAGTCCTCGAAGACGGTCGGTGTGACGCTTACTCTGAATGCAAGCAATTACGGTATTGCAACGATTGCCGGTGGAACGGATCTCCCGTCACTGAACTCTGTAAATTACAGTGTTAATGGTGGGACCGAGTATGTGATTTTCCCCGCTGGAACGGTTGGAGTAGGAAAATATAACGTCACAAGTGCCTATGGTTCAATTGCCAAGGGTTCCAGAGTCCTGCTCATCGGTTACTTCAACGATGGGACAAACCAGATCCTCGTTGACAAACAATTCTAATCTTTTTTTTATATTGACCTCGTGTGACCATTTAGATCCGGTACAACGGTCTTCGGTCATTTACTATTCTTATAAGCATGATTCGTCACCTTCATTAGTTGTCCCGGTGATAGTCTTCACTACATCATGACCCGGATCAATATTGCTCTCGTTCTCCAGTGTGTTACGCTCCTTATTCCGCTGAACCTTTATGTTGTTGGCGACTGGCTGGGTTCGGGGATTCAGTGGGCCTTGTTCAGGTTTCAGTATACCTATGCCGGCACCAGTATCATTCCCTTTACCAGCGATCTCGGGTATATTATTTCCGGCACGATCACGGGACGAACTGCTTTTTCAATGTTTGCCGGAGTATGTGGCTCATGCCTGCTGATAGCTGCATTCTGCCTGGTTCTCTTCTCCCGTCCCGCTGAACAGGATAAACGAATGAAAATTATAGGTATCCTTACAATAGCTGGTGGATTATTATTTTTAGGCTCATCTCTCATACAATATGGCATTTTCCTGAATGGCCCTGCAGGTTTGGCTATTCCCGTTGGGATTCCCCTAGTTCTCATAATCGGCTGGATTGCATATAGCGGGTTTTATCTTCGCCTCTTTCCCAACGATGAAGAATCCGGGGAAGAGGATGATGAGTCAGAAAACTCTCCTGGATTATAGCACAATAAATCTGTGGAGGTCTCTCATCAGGGATAAATTTCCTTTTTATATTTTATGTTGTGAATTTCTTGAAAGATACTCGGCATGCGGAAAGCAATCTTCCAGGAATCCTTCCGCAGGACTTCTATTATTTGGGTATTGTGCAAACCGGAGAAAAACGGATTTTATGCGAGGAGCCGGATTCGAACCGGCGAACCCCTGCGGGAATGGACCCTAAATCCATCGCCTTTGACCTGGCTCGGCGATCCTCGCTCGATTGTTCTTTTGTAATTTTACGGGTTTTGTGTGAAACATCACATCTGACCCGAAATCCCGCACCTTTGGCCGGTCTCGGGTATCCACGCGTTCATGCAGGTACCGTTTTTCCTTCCTGCCCGGTATATTTTGTCCGGGTGGCGATAAGAGGATATCGCCAGCATCATGGAAACCCGGGTCACATATCTACCCGGGAAACGACGCCATGGATCTTGTCGGACGGGAGCTTGTAGAACTGGACCACCGATGGAGAGAGGCGTTTCAGGGCAGCAAAGATCCGCCAGACGATATGCGTGGTGCTGATATCCTCCATACCATAGAAGATCGTCTTCTCCTCGATCTCTGCTTCTTTTAAGATATTCCCTATATCGACAATCTCCATATACCCGAGATAGATCTCGAAGATGGAGAGGCCCGCGGTAATCTCCCGGGTAACCCCCCAGGTCACGCCAAACGGCTGTTCGGTCCTGATGATCGAGATGATGATATTATCATCATAGACGATGTTGTTGGTGAACATGATCCGGGATACGTATTTCGGGAGTTTCCGGAAATCCCGGGCAAAGAAGAGTGCAGTTCCCGAGATCCTATTCACCGAACGGTACACACCATCGAACTTCGGTATGAACTCTTCAAGCGGAATTGGGGTGAGCGCTGCAGCCAGTTTCTTCTGTCCGTTGACGAAGATCATGATGATGCAGAACGGGATGAGTGCGATCAGGAGTGACCAGTAACCGCCGGCCGGGATCTTGTGGAAATTTGCAATGAGAAACGCGGACGCTACGATGAAGACACCGGAGGCGATCACCGTCTTGATAATCTCTCCTCTCAGGATATAGATCCACAGGATCATGATCGCGGTTATCGCCATCGTCCCGCTGACAGCAAGCCCGTATGCATGCGTAAGATTATTGGATGTCTGGAAGATGGCGATAACCAGCAGGACCGCAACAAGCAGGAGCCAGTTGACAACATCGATATAGATCTGCGACCTGAGCTGGGGAGACGTGTATTCAATCCGTAATAACGGCATGATGCGGGTTGTAAGCCCCTGGTAGACAATAGAAAAGATTCCCGAGATCATGGCCTGGGATGCAATGACCGTCGCCGCAATGCTCAGGACGAGGAATGGGATATAGAGGAAGGCAAACTGGGAATAGACCATCTCAAAGAGGACATTGTGGGCTCCGGGATGGGTCATCAGGAAAGCACCCTGCCCCAGGTAATTGATCACAAGGGCGCCAAACACCAGGTACCATGCCCTGATGATGGGCTCCCTTCCAAGATGCCCCATGTCTGCGTACAGGGCTTCGCCGCCGGTTGCGCAGAGAATGACCGAAGAGAGGATCAGGAATCCTTCAAGACCGTGGCTCAGGATATAATTGATTCCGTACATGGGGTTTAATGCAAGCAGAACCTGGGGTGCGGCAAAAAGAGCCAGAAGCCCCCCGATAGCAAGAGCTAGGAACCAGATCACCATGACCGGGCCAAAGGCCCAGGCAACGCGTTCCGATCCCCGCTTCTGGAAGGCAAAGAGGCCGATTGCGATCGCTGCTGCAACCAGCATCAGGAAGATCTGGGGGATATTTTCGAGACCCGGGACAAGGAGGGTACCTTCAACCGCAGAGAGGATACTGATCGCGGGGGTGATGACCCCGTCCCCGATAAATAATGAGATCCCGATGATGGCAAGCAGCGAGACAAAGGCCGCCTGGTTGCCGGATTTGAGGAGCGGGAGAAGGATCTCCTTGAGCACGATGGTGCCACCCTCTCCTTTCTTGCCAAGATGCATGGCAAGGTACGTATATTCTACGGTAACGAGGATGGTGAGGGTCCAGATGATGAGGGACAGGATCCCCATCACATTCTGGGGAGTGGGGGGGATGAGGAGAAATATTGCGGTAAACGTATAAATGGGACTTGTGCCGATATCACCGAATACAAGACCCATTGATTTGACGATCCCGGGCATGGCAAAATAATTTTTCAGCATTTGTTCATTACCTGTCGTCAGAATTAGGGTATAATCTTTTCTTTTTCTCATCAGATTTTACCCGTTTTGATAACCCTGCCCTCAGGAAACCGTTGATATACCCGGATATTTCCGGTCCTGCTTCACGCAGTTCTCTTAAAAGCCTGATCCCGGTAACGGATGTATCCCTCGCAGCCTTTTGTCTTGAAGAACAAGAGCATGTCCTGTCATCCCTTGCCGTGTCAGAGAAAATCAACATCTGCCGGTTAAGGGAGTTTATCTGCTTTTATCAAGTTCTGGTTTTATCGGTGAACCCGAGGTTGCGGGGTCATCATCCCTGATCCGAAGTCCCCGGTGAGCACTGGTCTTTGCGGTCCTGCACATAGATCCGGTAACTTGTAATGATGAGGACAACGATCAGGGGTCCCAGGACAAAACCCGCGAGCCCCATGGTCATGAGACCCCCAACGATACCTATGAACATGATCAGAAAATTGATCTTCACCCGGCGGCCGACCAGGGCCGGGCGGATATAGATCTCCGGAACAAGCGAGACACAGATGTATCCGAGGAAGAAGAGGATCAAAACGCCCCGCATGTCCCCAAGAGCCAGGGCGTAAGCCCCGATGATGATGAACGCAACGGAGGATCCGAGAATCGGGATGAGTTCGCAGAATGCTGCAAAGAATGAGAAGAAGAAGATGTTCCCGTATCCCAGGAGATAGAATACCGGGACGGCGATGAAAAACGTGAGAACTGCGATGGCTATCTGGACAATATAGATGGTATAGAGGGTGTCCGAAGTAACCTCCGACAGCTGGGAGACGTATCCGGTAAGCGATCCGGGAATATGGCAAAAGAGCCTGTTTTTGATCTCCTCGCCTTTCAGGAAGAGGACAAAGAGGGTGAAGAAGAAGACGAACATCTTGAAAAGAATGACCGGCAGGTAATCGAGCAAGGTCTTCTGATAATCAACAAACAATGCGAAAGCCTCGCTGAGCATGGCAGTAAGGCTTCCCTTGTTGATGGGAACCCCGTACGCTATGGGGTTTGTTGCCGGGTTGTTGAGCCAGACCCCGATGGTTCCCAGCATATCCGAGAGGGTGGCGGTATTGGCAGAAAAGATGACAAGCGTGAGCGCAACCACTGCGCAGCTTCCCACAAAGACAAGGAGCGTTATGGATGCCGCGGCAAGGACCGGGCGGATCTTTGCTGCGAGTTTTTTATACGTGGGGAAGAGGACGACTGCAAGGGATGCGCCGAGAAGGACCATATCCATAATGGACCAGAATATGATTATTGCCCCGAGAACGAGCAGGACGAGGAGGATGAACGGATATTGTTCCGGGCGGATTTTCTGCATACGTCAGTATCTAGTGGGAAGCGGTGAGTCTTAAGCAATCCTGTGGACCGGTACCCTGATTCCCGGAAACGATAGCCATAACAATATAATCCTTCCAATCTCCTTACGTATCAGATGAAGCGCACCGAGCATATCGCCATGATCGCGCATGACATGGGGCTCATCTTTGAGTTCCTGGGCATCGCGTCCCTCCTGCCGTTCGTTGTGCTTGCTATCTTCCAAGAGTGGGATCTCGTCATCCCCCTCGCATCCGCCCCTCTTGTTTTTCTCACGCTCGGGTTTTTGATATCGCATATCCCGCACAAGGACCTGGAGCCATCGTTCTCCGTCACCCTGAGTGCGGTTGCCCTCTCGTGGCTCGCCATTGCTTTTATCGGGGCACTCCCGTTCGTCTTCGGCCTCGGGATGTCCTACACAGATGCGATCTTCGAGGCCATGTCCGGCTGGACCGGGACCGGCTTTACCATGATCCAGTCCCTTGACACCACCCCCAACACGCTCCTCTTCTGGCGATCGTTCATGCAGTGGATTGGCGGCATCGGGATCATCGCGTTCGGCATCTCTCTCCGGCGCAAGACCCGCGTCTCGCTCTTCCGGCTTTACCGGGCAGAAGGCCGGGAGGAGGAGCTCGTCTCGCCCGCGGCCTCATCGAGCCGGCGGATGTGGATGATCTACCTTGTCCTGACGTTTGCCTTCACCGGCCTCATCATGCTTGTAGGAATCCCGCTCTGGGACTCCCTGAACCTTGTCATGGTGGCGATCGCAACCGGGGGGTTCACGCTCCATACCGGGGGTATCTCCTATTACCACAACCCGTACCTGGAGGCGCTGCTCATCCCCGTCATGATTGCCGGTGCGATACCGTTCAAGATATTCTTCCTGCTCTATTACGGCAAGCTGCGGGATATGTTCCATGACCGGATCGTCCAGGTCTTCCTGTTCATCGCACTTGCCGGCTCCGTCATCACCTCCCTGGATCTGTTCATCTCCTCAAACATCCCCATCACCACCGCCTTCCGCCAGGGAGTTTTTACCGCGGTGTCCGGCCTGTGCACCTGTGGATATGAGAATGCCGCTCCCCATTCCTGGGTCACCATTCCGCTGGTCGTCATCACCATGCTGATGTTCATCGGGGGGGCCATGGGAAGCACGGCCGGGGGGGTCAAGGTGAACCGGGTGATGCTTGTGTTTGCCGGTGTCAGGTGGTGGTTCCGGCGCTTCTTTGTCAGCAGCCGGGTGATCGTTCCCCTCCGGTTTGGCGGAAAGAGCGTATCGAAGAAGATCTCGGATCTCGCGATCTCCAACAACCTTCTGGTCATCGTCATCTATGTGCTCACGATCTTTGTTGCAACCATTGTCACCCTCCACCTGTACATCACCTCGTTCCGGCTCGAGGAGGTTATCTTCGAGATGGTATCGGCGCTCTCCAATGCCGGTCTCACCACCGGGTTCATCAGTGCGGCAAGTCCCCTGTCCT from uncultured Methanoregula sp. harbors:
- a CDS encoding TrkH family potassium uptake protein, which translates into the protein MKRTEHIAMIAHDMGLIFEFLGIASLLPFVVLAIFQEWDLVIPLASAPLVFLTLGFLISHIPHKDLEPSFSVTLSAVALSWLAIAFIGALPFVFGLGMSYTDAIFEAMSGWTGTGFTMIQSLDTTPNTLLFWRSFMQWIGGIGIIAFGISLRRKTRVSLFRLYRAEGREEELVSPAASSSRRMWMIYLVLTFAFTGLIMLVGIPLWDSLNLVMVAIATGGFTLHTGGISYYHNPYLEALLIPVMIAGAIPFKIFFLLYYGKLRDMFHDRIVQVFLFIALAGSVITSLDLFISSNIPITTAFRQGVFTAVSGLCTCGYENAAPHSWVTIPLVVITMLMFIGGAMGSTAGGVKVNRVMLVFAGVRWWFRRFFVSSRVIVPLRFGGKSVSKKISDLAISNNLLVIVIYVLTIFVATIVTLHLYITSFRLEEVIFEMVSALSNAGLTTGFISAASPLSLKWIFIILMWLGRLEIVPIIIILMGLVKELNDDISKEETGTDEEEGHLSF
- a CDS encoding type IV pilin N-terminal domain-containing protein gives rise to the protein MAFTKKNEEAVSPVIGVILMVAITVILAAVIAAFVFGMAGNIKSSKTVGVTLTLNASNYGVATISGGTDLPSLNSVNYSVNGGTEYVIFPAGTVGVGKYNVTSTYGSIAKGSRVLLIGYFNDGSSQILVDKQF
- a CDS encoding type IV pilin N-terminal domain-containing protein; this encodes MTSNFRTNEEAVSPVIGVILMVAITVILAAVIAAFVFGMAGNIQSSKTVGVTLTLNASNYGIATIAGGTDLPSLNSVNYSVNGGTEYVIFPAGTVGVGKYNVTSAYGSIAKGSRVLLIGYFNDGTNQILVDKQF
- a CDS encoding AI-2E family transporter; this translates as MQKIRPEQYPFILLVLLVLGAIIIFWSIMDMVLLGASLAVVLFPTYKKLAAKIRPVLAAASITLLVFVGSCAVVALTLVIFSANTATLSDMLGTIGVWLNNPATNPIAYGVPINKGSLTAMLSEAFALFVDYQKTLLDYLPVILFKMFVFFFTLFVLFLKGEEIKNRLFCHIPGSLTGYVSQLSEVTSDTLYTIYIVQIAIAVLTFFIAVPVFYLLGYGNIFFFSFFAAFCELIPILGSSVAFIIIGAYALALGDMRGVLILFFLGYICVSLVPEIYIRPALVGRRVKINFLIMFIGIVGGLMTMGLAGFVLGPLIVVLIITSYRIYVQDRKDQCSPGTSDQG
- a CDS encoding KUP/HAK/KT family potassium transporter encodes the protein MLKNYFAMPGIVKSMGLVFGDIGTSPIYTFTAIFLLIPPTPQNVMGILSLIIWTLTILVTVEYTYLAMHLGKKGEGGTIVLKEILLPLLKSGNQAAFVSLLAIIGISLFIGDGVITPAISILSAVEGTLLVPGLENIPQIFLMLVAAAIAIGLFAFQKRGSERVAWAFGPVMVIWFLALAIGGLLALFAAPQVLLALNPMYGINYILSHGLEGFLILSSVILCATGGEALYADMGHLGREPIIRAWYLVFGALVINYLGQGAFLMTHPGAHNVLFEMVYSQFAFLYIPFLVLSIAATVIASQAMISGIFSIVYQGLTTRIMPLLRIEYTSPQLRSQIYIDVVNWLLLVAVLLVIAIFQTSNNLTHAYGLAVSGTMAITAIMILWIYILRGEIIKTVIASGVFIVASAFLIANFHKIPAGGYWSLLIALIPFCIIMIFVNGQKKLAAALTPIPLEEFIPKFDGVYRSVNRISGTALFFARDFRKLPKYVSRIMFTNNIVYDDNIIISIIRTEQPFGVTWGVTREITAGLSIFEIYLGYMEIVDIGNILKEAEIEEKTIFYGMEDISTTHIVWRIFAALKRLSPSVVQFYKLPSDKIHGVVSRVDM